The DNA segment GACAAGGCAGGCGATGGGCTGATCGTCCAGCGTCAGCATGTGAATGCGGCAGAGGCCGCGCTCGGCAAGCCGGTCCACGGCTTCACGCGCAAAGGCAGCCCGGAAGCGGTCGACTGCCATGGCCGTGCGTTCCCGTCCCTTCCAGCCGGAAGCTTCGAGTGTCAGAAACGCCTCGATGCCTTCGCGGATCTCCTGCGGTTGGCGCGCGACGCGATATTCCAACTTCCCCTTTTCCTCAAGCCTGCGACGCAGACGGCGGAATTCGCGGAAATGGTGGGAGCGCAGGCTCTGGCGCAAATAGTCGTCACCATCCAGATGGCTCTCGAGGAACGGGCGCTCGACCTTGTTGGACATGACCAGCGGCAGGTTGCGCGCTTCGGCAACGCTGCGGAGTACCGCGGCGAAAGGACCGTCGAGCCGTGTTTCCGGCAGAACCAGGACCTTTGGCAAGCCCAGATGAGGACGGGCGAGCATGGAGATGAAGTCCTCCACCACGCCCGCGGGATCATCGCAATCCACCAGCGGCGTTCCCAGTGGGCCGAACGGGTGTGACCAGGTTCGCATGATGGACGGGCCGACCCCCATGGCGGGACGTTCGACGGAGAACGGCACGAGGAGGCGCAGACGGCTCTTGATCTCGTTTCCGTCGCGGATGACGGCGAGGCGCACTTCGCGGTCTTCGAGGCGCGGCATGGCCGGTGCGAGGAAGCGCGGGTTGAAGAAGATGTTCGACTCGATGGCGCGTGCGGCAAGAAAATCAAGCTCTTCGACCAGATCGAAACCGGCAGTTGCTGGATAAACCGCCAGACGGCGAGTTGGTCTTTCGCTTGCCGTAAGTTCCAGTTCGGCACCTTCACCGACAATGTCGAAGCCAGCAAAGGTTCCGATCATCGGGCCAGAGGCGCTGCCGCCGGTTTCTTCGATAATGGGTTTGGCTACCATTCTTCCAGTTCCTTGGTGCTGGCGCGCGGCCAGGAGGCGCGCATGGCAAGTCCGAGCTTGCGGT comes from the Nitratireductor basaltis genome and includes:
- a CDS encoding GNAT family N-acetyltransferase — protein: MVAKPIIEETGGSASGPMIGTFAGFDIVGEGAELELTASERPTRRLAVYPATAGFDLVEELDFLAARAIESNIFFNPRFLAPAMPRLEDREVRLAVIRDGNEIKSRLRLLVPFSVERPAMGVGPSIMRTWSHPFGPLGTPLVDCDDPAGVVEDFISMLARPHLGLPKVLVLPETRLDGPFAAVLRSVAEARNLPLVMSNKVERPFLESHLDGDDYLRQSLRSHHFREFRRLRRRLEEKGKLEYRVARQPQEIREGIEAFLTLEASGWKGRERTAMAVDRFRAAFAREAVDRLAERGLCRIHMLTLDDQPIACLVVFIESGIAYTWKTAYDENYASYSPGTLLMIDVTRNHLDDPNIIATDSCAVPDHPVMSRLWSERRSIGTFVIGLVPGTEKAAHQAATNIRFHREARNTLRILRNRMRRMLRRS